One part of the Salifodinibacter halophilus genome encodes these proteins:
- a CDS encoding lipid-binding SYLF domain-containing protein — SNPSFIKLTGGSVGFQAGVQSSDIVLVFRGARGLDSIVNGKLTLGGDASVAAGPVGRTAAAATDGQLKAEIWSWSRARG; from the coding sequence GGTCCAACCCCAGCTTCATCAAGCTCACCGGCGGCAGCGTCGGCTTCCAGGCCGGCGTGCAGTCCTCCGACATCGTGCTGGTGTTCCGCGGCGCGCGCGGGCTGGATTCGATCGTCAACGGCAAGCTGACCCTCGGCGGCGACGCCAGCGTCGCTGCCGGCCCGGTCGGGCGCACCGCCGCGGCTGCTACCGACGGCCAGCTCAAGGCCGAGATCTGGTCGTGGTCGCGCGCGCGCGGCC